A section of the Streptomyces sp. NBC_00178 genome encodes:
- a CDS encoding ABC transporter permease, with product MAAYIIRRVFAAVLLLLVVSAVTFAIFFLVPRLGGQTLDSMAAQYVGKSPDPDVIAAVKKNLGLDQPLYLQYWHFIKGIVVGAEYQFGPDPVTCHAPCFGYSFKTHTEIWPQLVDRVPVTLSMAVGAAVIWVLSGVAAGVVSALKRGSFFDRLSMGVALAGVSLPMFFTGLVVLAIFGNGEYVPFLQNPVEWAGALVLPWCTLALLYSALYARLTRAGMLETMGEDYIRTARAKGLAERKVVVKHGLRAALTPLVTIFGMDFALLLGGAVITERVFSFQGLGAFAIQGVTTADLPKVMGVTLVAAFFIVICNLLVDLVYAAIDPRVRLS from the coding sequence GTGGCTGCGTACATCATCCGACGCGTATTCGCCGCGGTGTTGCTGCTGCTGGTGGTCAGCGCAGTCACGTTCGCGATCTTCTTCCTGGTCCCCCGCCTCGGCGGGCAGACCCTCGACTCGATGGCCGCCCAGTACGTCGGGAAGAGCCCCGACCCCGACGTCATCGCCGCGGTCAAGAAGAACCTGGGGCTGGACCAGCCCCTGTACCTGCAGTACTGGCACTTCATCAAGGGCATCGTCGTCGGCGCCGAATACCAGTTCGGTCCCGACCCGGTCACCTGCCATGCCCCGTGCTTCGGCTACTCCTTCAAGACGCACACCGAGATCTGGCCCCAGCTCGTGGACCGCGTTCCGGTGACGCTCTCCATGGCCGTCGGTGCGGCCGTCATCTGGGTCCTCTCCGGTGTCGCCGCCGGTGTCGTCTCCGCCCTGAAGCGGGGGTCGTTCTTCGACCGCCTCTCCATGGGTGTCGCCCTCGCCGGTGTCTCGCTGCCGATGTTCTTCACCGGCCTCGTCGTCCTGGCGATCTTCGGCAACGGCGAGTACGTGCCGTTCCTCCAGAACCCCGTGGAGTGGGCCGGCGCCCTGGTCCTTCCCTGGTGCACGCTCGCCCTGCTGTACTCCGCCCTGTACGCCCGGCTCACCCGGGCCGGGATGCTGGAGACGATGGGCGAGGACTACATCCGCACCGCCCGGGCCAAGGGCCTGGCGGAGCGCAAGGTCGTCGTCAAGCACGGCCTGCGCGCGGCGCTCACCCCGCTCGTCACGATCTTCGGCATGGACTTCGCGCTGCTGCTCGGCGGCGCGGTCATCACCGAGAGAGTGTTCTCCTTCCAGGGCCTCGGCGCCTTCGCCATCCAGGGAGTGACCACGGCCGACCTTCCCAAGGTGATGGGCGTGACCCTGGTCGCCGCCTTCTTCATCGTCATCTGCAACCTGCTGGTGGACCTCGTGTACGCCGCGATCGACCCCCGGGTGAGGCTCTCATGA
- a CDS encoding ABC transporter ATP-binding protein, with amino-acid sequence MSDVSKKDAPSGKDAPAPATVPAPRDAAADAKEFLSVRNLSIHFDTDDGLVKSVDGVSFDLKAGQTLGIVGESGSGKSVTSLGIMGLHTSERARISGEIWLDGEELIGAGPERVRELRGQKMAMIFQDPLSALHPYYSIGAQIVEAHRVHHKVDKKTAKKRAIEMLDRVGIPEPQRRYEDYPHQFSGGMRQRAMIAMALVNNPQLLIADEPTTALDVTVQAQILDLIRDLQKEFGSAVVMITHDLGVVAEIADDLLVMYAGRCIERGSAEKVFYGPQHPYTWGLLGSMPRIDREQTDRLVPVKGSPPSLINVPSGCAFHPRCPYADVPKDNITRTERPELTPAGDGHYSACHMSREQREKIWIEEIAPKL; translated from the coding sequence ATGAGCGACGTAAGCAAGAAGGACGCCCCGAGCGGGAAGGACGCGCCCGCGCCGGCGACGGTCCCCGCCCCCCGGGACGCCGCGGCGGACGCCAAGGAGTTCCTCTCCGTACGCAACCTCAGCATCCACTTCGACACCGACGACGGCCTGGTCAAGTCCGTCGACGGCGTCAGCTTCGACCTGAAGGCCGGTCAGACCCTCGGCATCGTCGGTGAGTCCGGGTCCGGCAAGTCCGTGACCTCGCTGGGGATCATGGGACTGCACACCTCGGAGCGCGCCCGGATCAGCGGTGAGATCTGGCTCGACGGCGAGGAGCTGATCGGCGCCGGGCCCGAGCGGGTGCGCGAGCTGCGCGGCCAGAAGATGGCGATGATCTTCCAGGACCCGCTGTCGGCGCTGCACCCGTACTACAGCATCGGCGCGCAGATCGTGGAGGCGCACCGCGTCCACCACAAGGTCGACAAGAAGACGGCCAAGAAGCGCGCCATCGAGATGCTCGACCGCGTGGGCATCCCCGAGCCGCAGCGCCGTTACGAGGACTACCCGCACCAGTTCTCCGGCGGCATGCGCCAGCGCGCCATGATCGCGATGGCCCTGGTCAACAACCCCCAGCTGCTGATCGCCGACGAGCCGACGACCGCCCTCGACGTCACCGTCCAGGCGCAGATCCTCGACCTGATCCGCGACCTGCAGAAGGAGTTCGGCTCCGCGGTCGTCATGATCACCCACGACCTCGGCGTCGTCGCCGAGATCGCGGACGACCTGCTGGTCATGTACGCGGGCCGCTGCATCGAGCGCGGAAGCGCCGAGAAGGTCTTCTACGGGCCGCAGCACCCCTACACCTGGGGCCTGCTGGGCTCCATGCCGCGCATCGACCGCGAGCAGACCGACCGGCTCGTCCCGGTCAAGGGGTCGCCGCCCAGCCTCATCAACGTCCCGTCCGGCTGCGCCTTCCACCCGCGCTGCCCGTACGCCGACGTCCCGAAGGACAACATCACCCGCACCGAGCGTCCCGAGCTGACGCCGGCCGGCGACGGGCACTACTCCGCGTGCCACATGTCGCGTGAGCAGCGGGAAAAGATCTGGATCGAAGAGATTGCGCCGAAGCTGTGA
- a CDS encoding ABC transporter ATP-binding protein: MTELKNETPASAAAGSEGAGSEPLLKVEGLAKHFPITKGVLKRKVGAVKAVDGLTFDVRAGETLGVVGESGCGKSTMGRLVTRLLEPTGGKVEFQGRDITHMSAGRLRPMRRDIQMIFQDPYGSLNPRHTVGGIVSTPFRLQGVKPEGGVKKEVQRLLELVGLNPEHYNRYPHEFSGGQRQRIGIARALALNPKLVVADEPVSALDVSIQAQVVNLLDDLQDELGLTYMIIAHDLSVIRHVSDRIAVMYLGKIVELADRDSLYGAPMHPYTKALMSAVPVPDPRRRGEKSDRILLKGDVPSPISPPTGCRFHTRCWKATQACKTTEPPLLQLKTGHQVACHHPENGEDQLPGDAPLVADVITVKSEKAAAPVAPKTAEPVTEDEPVTAEKATVTAEPDASAEPAEAVEAPETAAEPDESAKPEEAAEPEEAAEVAESEEEAAEAAPEDAGKGSAAPSTGTGDKSKE; this comes from the coding sequence GTGACTGAGCTGAAGAACGAGACCCCCGCGTCCGCCGCGGCGGGGTCCGAGGGAGCCGGGTCGGAGCCGCTCCTCAAGGTCGAGGGCCTGGCCAAGCACTTCCCGATCACCAAGGGCGTGCTGAAGCGCAAGGTCGGCGCGGTCAAGGCCGTCGACGGGCTCACCTTCGACGTCCGCGCGGGGGAGACCCTCGGCGTGGTCGGCGAGTCGGGCTGCGGCAAGTCGACCATGGGCCGGCTGGTGACCCGTCTGCTCGAACCGACCGGTGGCAAGGTCGAGTTCCAGGGGCGCGACATCACCCACATGTCCGCGGGGCGGCTGCGGCCCATGCGCCGTGACATCCAGATGATCTTCCAGGACCCCTACGGGTCGCTGAACCCGCGCCACACCGTCGGCGGGATCGTCAGCACCCCCTTCAGGCTCCAGGGCGTCAAGCCCGAGGGCGGCGTGAAGAAGGAGGTCCAGCGGCTGCTGGAGCTGGTGGGGCTCAACCCCGAGCACTACAACCGCTATCCGCACGAGTTCTCCGGCGGCCAGCGCCAGCGCATCGGCATCGCCCGTGCGCTCGCGCTCAACCCGAAGCTCGTCGTCGCGGACGAGCCCGTCTCCGCGCTGGACGTGTCGATCCAGGCGCAGGTCGTGAACCTGCTGGACGACCTCCAGGACGAGCTCGGGCTCACGTACATGATCATCGCGCACGACCTCTCGGTCATCCGCCACGTCTCCGACCGGATCGCGGTCATGTACCTCGGCAAGATCGTCGAGCTCGCGGACCGCGATTCGCTGTACGGCGCGCCGATGCACCCCTACACCAAGGCCCTGATGTCCGCGGTGCCGGTGCCCGACCCCCGGCGGCGCGGCGAGAAGAGCGACCGCATCCTGCTCAAGGGCGATGTGCCGTCGCCGATCTCGCCGCCGACCGGCTGCCGGTTCCACACCCGGTGCTGGAAGGCGACGCAGGCCTGCAAGACCACGGAGCCGCCGCTGCTGCAGCTCAAGACCGGTCACCAGGTGGCCTGCCACCACCCGGAGAACGGCGAGGACCAGCTCCCCGGGGACGCGCCGCTCGTCGCGGACGTCATCACGGTGAAGTCGGAGAAGGCCGCGGCGCCGGTCGCCCCGAAGACGGCCGAGCCCGTGACCGAGGACGAGCCGGTCACGGCGGAGAAGGCGACGGTGACGGCCGAGCCGGACGCGTCGGCCGAGCCCGCTGAGGCCGTCGAGGCGCCGGAGACGGCTGCCGAGCCGGATGAGTCGGCCAAGCCCGAAGAGGCCGCCGAGCCGGAAGAGGCCGCTGAAGTCGCCGAGTCGGAGGAGGAGGCCGCCGAGGCCGCCCCCGAGGACGCCGGCAAGGGCTCCGCCGCACCGTCCACGGGTACGGGGGACAAGTCCAAGGAGTAG
- a CDS encoding trimeric intracellular cation channel family protein, whose protein sequence is MLNELFTPSVQHALDIAGIFVFAISGALLAVRKNFDVFGIAVLAEVTALGGGIFRDVMIGALPPAAFTDLGYFLTPLLAAGLVFFLHPHVERIQVGVNVFDAAGLGLFCVSGTIKAYDYGLGLTSSAALGLATAVGGGVLRDVLANEVPSLLRWDRDLYAVPAIVGAVTVVLCIRFDTLNAYTSGAAVITAFVLRLLAMRFHWRAPRAWNRRSASAEDTSAVI, encoded by the coding sequence GTGCTCAACGAACTCTTCACCCCCTCCGTCCAGCATGCGCTCGACATCGCCGGGATCTTCGTCTTCGCGATCTCGGGCGCCCTGCTCGCCGTACGCAAGAACTTCGATGTCTTCGGCATCGCGGTGCTCGCCGAGGTGACAGCGCTGGGCGGAGGGATTTTCCGTGACGTGATGATCGGCGCGCTGCCCCCCGCGGCCTTCACGGACCTCGGGTACTTCCTCACGCCGCTGCTCGCCGCCGGTCTCGTGTTCTTCCTGCACCCGCACGTCGAACGCATCCAGGTCGGCGTCAACGTGTTCGACGCCGCGGGGCTGGGCCTGTTCTGCGTGTCCGGCACGATCAAGGCGTATGACTACGGCCTGGGCCTCACCTCGTCGGCCGCCCTCGGGCTGGCCACCGCGGTCGGCGGCGGCGTCCTGCGGGACGTCCTGGCCAACGAGGTCCCCTCGCTGCTGCGCTGGGACCGTGACCTGTACGCCGTGCCCGCCATCGTCGGGGCCGTGACCGTGGTGCTCTGCATCCGCTTCGACACGCTCAACGCCTACACCAGCGGCGCCGCCGTGATCACGGCCTTCGTCCTGCGACTGCTGGCCATGCGCTTCCACTGGAGGGCCCCGCGGGCCTGGAACAGGCGCTCGGCCTCGGCGGAGGACACCTCGGCCGTCATCTGA
- a CDS encoding thioesterase family protein, translating to MAQAAAQESRAVHAVRATIGDSEFDRDTAVTLREDGVYDAELSAGWTIIHAVNGGYLLAMLGRALGQALPHSDPFSVSAHYLTASVPGPAVIRTQVVRTGRTLSTGEASLFQFAEDGSEIERIRVLATYGDLDALTDDVRTSAEPPAIPPMEHCLGPADGPAPIPGSSAITGRLDIRLDPATVGWAVGAPSGKGEMRGWFGLADGRDADPLSLLLTVDALPPTSFELGLKGWTPTIELTAHIRCRPAPGPLRVSIATRNLAGGFLEEDADVWDSAGRLVAQSRQLARAPRV from the coding sequence ATGGCACAGGCAGCAGCGCAGGAGTCGCGCGCGGTACACGCGGTACGGGCGACCATCGGGGACAGCGAGTTCGACCGCGACACCGCGGTCACGCTCCGGGAGGACGGCGTCTACGACGCGGAGCTCTCCGCGGGCTGGACGATCATCCACGCCGTCAACGGCGGTTACCTGCTCGCGATGCTCGGCCGCGCGCTCGGCCAGGCGCTCCCGCACTCCGACCCCTTCTCGGTCTCCGCGCACTACCTGACCGCCTCCGTCCCCGGCCCGGCCGTGATCCGCACGCAGGTCGTCCGCACCGGGCGCACCCTCTCCACCGGGGAGGCGTCGCTCTTCCAGTTCGCGGAGGACGGCAGCGAGATCGAACGCATCCGGGTGCTGGCGACGTACGGCGACCTGGACGCCCTGACCGACGACGTCCGTACGTCGGCGGAGCCGCCCGCGATCCCGCCCATGGAGCACTGCCTCGGCCCGGCGGACGGCCCCGCACCCATCCCCGGGAGCTCGGCCATCACCGGGCGGCTCGACATCAGGCTCGATCCCGCGACCGTCGGCTGGGCCGTCGGCGCTCCTTCCGGCAAGGGCGAGATGCGGGGCTGGTTCGGCCTCGCCGACGGCCGCGACGCCGACCCGCTCTCGCTGCTGCTGACGGTCGACGCGCTGCCGCCGACCTCGTTCGAGCTCGGGCTCAAGGGGTGGACACCCACCATCGAACTCACCGCGCACATCCGCTGCCGCCCCGCCCCGGGTCCGCTGCGGGTCTCCATCGCCACCCGCAACCTCGCCGGCGGCTTCCTGGAGGAGGACGCGGACGTCTGGGACAGTGCGGGCCGCCTCGTCGCCCAGTCCCGCCAGCTGGCCCGCGCTCCCCGCGTCTGA
- a CDS encoding TetR family transcriptional regulator, translating into MSHTVGIRQAQKLKTRQALLDAALGLLEHQSLSSLGLREVTRAVGVAPTAFYRHFDGTADLGVALVEETLDSLHGMIGAILAETGDTEERLDRSVELIARHVTAQPAHFRFIAREQHGGVGQVREAIAAQLGLFAEEVAGVLAEEPESAGWEPEDLLMLGGLYVDHMVLTASALLDAGPGGRQEVVRVARRRLRLVTLGRTHWLDAP; encoded by the coding sequence ATGAGTCACACCGTCGGCATCCGCCAGGCCCAGAAGCTGAAGACACGTCAGGCACTCCTCGACGCGGCACTCGGACTGCTGGAGCACCAGAGCCTGAGCAGCCTGGGCCTGCGCGAGGTGACCCGCGCCGTGGGCGTGGCCCCGACCGCCTTCTACCGGCACTTCGACGGCACGGCGGACCTGGGTGTGGCGCTGGTCGAGGAGACCCTGGACAGCCTGCACGGAATGATCGGCGCGATCCTCGCCGAGACGGGTGACACCGAGGAACGGCTCGACCGCAGCGTTGAACTGATAGCTCGTCACGTGACGGCCCAGCCTGCCCACTTCAGGTTCATCGCACGGGAGCAGCACGGCGGGGTGGGACAGGTCCGCGAGGCCATCGCCGCCCAGTTGGGGCTGTTCGCAGAGGAGGTGGCCGGGGTCCTTGCCGAGGAGCCCGAGTCCGCGGGGTGGGAACCGGAGGACCTGCTCATGCTGGGCGGGCTGTACGTCGACCACATGGTGCTCACCGCGTCGGCGCTGCTGGACGCGGGCCCCGGAGGCCGTCAGGAGGTCGTGAGGGTGGCGCGTCGCCGGCTGCGCCTGGTCACGCTCGGCAGGACGCACTGGCTCGACGCACCCTGA
- a CDS encoding DUF4190 domain-containing protein, with protein MTLTTAHAGRSTGDRLRRNRPDARPTSPATATRDTSSGEAAPGGTGAGAGPAARTRKPSREADGLAVASFVLGLLGLLVMNILLGPVAIVMALVALARSTTRRGRALLGLGLGVADLIVLAVLVTANGTVSWSLAG; from the coding sequence ATGACACTCACGACCGCGCACGCCGGCCGCTCCACCGGAGACCGGCTCCGGAGGAACCGGCCCGACGCACGGCCCACTTCGCCCGCGACCGCCACCCGTGACACCTCGTCCGGCGAGGCGGCCCCCGGCGGAACCGGTGCGGGCGCAGGCCCCGCCGCCCGCACCCGCAAGCCGTCCCGGGAGGCCGACGGGCTGGCCGTCGCGTCGTTCGTGCTCGGGCTGCTCGGCCTGCTGGTGATGAACATCCTGCTCGGCCCCGTCGCCATCGTCATGGCGCTCGTGGCCCTCGCCCGCTCCACCACCCGGCGCGGGCGCGCCCTGCTGGGGCTGGGCCTGGGCGTCGCCGACCTGATCGTCCTCGCGGTGCTCGTGACCGCCAACGGCACGGTCTCCTGGAGCCTCGCGGGCTGA
- a CDS encoding cysteine desulfurase family protein gives MAYLDHAATTPMLPEAIAAMTAQLAVTGNASSLHAAGRRARRTVEESRETLADTLGARPSEVVLTSGGTEADNLAVKGLYWARRDADSRRTRVLASPVEHHAVLDAVDWLAEHEGATVEYLPVDAHGRVHPDVLREALARNPDDVAMITVMWANNEIGTVMPIRELTEVAQEFGVPMHADAVQAFGQLEVDFARSGLAAMTVSAHKIGGPVGTGALLLGRDQTPVPVLHGGGQERHVRSGTLDVAAVAAFAVAGRHAVDGRETFAREIGRLRDELVAAVLKAVPDALLGGDPAPGGRLPANAHFTFPGCEGDSLLLLLDAQGIECSTGSACTAGIAQPSHVLLATGTDPGLARGTLRFSLGHTSTARDVEELARAIGPAVDRARTAGLS, from the coding sequence ATGGCTTACCTCGACCACGCCGCGACCACACCGATGCTTCCCGAGGCGATCGCGGCGATGACCGCGCAGCTCGCCGTCACCGGCAACGCGTCCTCACTGCACGCCGCCGGGCGCCGGGCCCGCCGTACCGTCGAGGAGTCCAGAGAGACCCTTGCCGACACGCTCGGAGCCCGCCCCAGCGAGGTGGTCCTCACCTCGGGGGGCACCGAGGCCGACAACCTCGCCGTGAAGGGCCTCTACTGGGCCCGCCGCGACGCCGATTCCCGGCGCACCCGGGTACTCGCCAGCCCCGTCGAGCACCACGCCGTCCTCGACGCCGTGGACTGGCTGGCGGAGCACGAAGGCGCCACCGTCGAGTACCTGCCGGTCGACGCCCACGGGCGGGTGCACCCCGACGTACTGCGCGAGGCCCTCGCCCGTAACCCGGACGACGTGGCCATGATCACCGTGATGTGGGCGAACAACGAGATCGGCACCGTCATGCCGATACGTGAACTCACAGAGGTGGCGCAGGAGTTCGGTGTCCCCATGCACGCCGACGCGGTGCAGGCGTTCGGGCAGCTGGAGGTCGACTTCGCCCGCTCGGGGCTGGCCGCGATGACCGTCAGCGCGCACAAGATCGGCGGCCCGGTCGGCACCGGTGCGCTGCTGCTCGGCCGCGACCAGACGCCGGTGCCCGTGCTGCACGGGGGCGGGCAGGAACGGCACGTGCGCTCCGGGACGCTCGACGTGGCCGCCGTGGCGGCGTTCGCCGTCGCCGGACGGCATGCCGTGGACGGACGCGAGACGTTCGCGCGTGAGATCGGGCGGCTCCGCGACGAGCTGGTCGCGGCGGTCCTGAAGGCCGTCCCCGACGCGCTCCTCGGGGGCGACCCGGCCCCGGGCGGCCGGCTGCCCGCCAACGCCCACTTCACCTTCCCCGGCTGCGAGGGCGATTCCCTGCTGCTGCTGCTCGACGCCCAGGGGATCGAGTGCTCCACCGGTTCCGCGTGCACGGCGGGCATCGCCCAGCCGAGCCACGTGCTGCTGGCCACCGGAACCGACCCCGGCCTGGCGCGCGGCACCCTGCGCTTCTCGCTGGGCCACACCTCCACCGCCCGGGACGTCGAGGAACTCGCACGAGCGATCGGCCCGGCGGTCGACCGGGCCAGGACGGCGGGGCTCAGCTGA
- a CDS encoding N-acetylmuramoyl-L-alanine amidase — protein sequence MGNNGSAGSSGKGPGHGISRRALLIGGGVAAAGTAALAVDEIRHVWWRMPGVEKPRDPGELDYTPARWIAASEANWRRADRPDDYSVDRVIIHVTQGSLAGAVKVFQDPAHRAATHYIVGQDGRVTQMIRELDVAFHAGNRSFNERSVGIEHEGFVDRPQDFTKAMYESSARLTASICRRYDIPVDREHIIGHVEVPGTDHTDPGPHWDWNRYMKLVRAASTAVRSTARPSTASG from the coding sequence ATGGGTAACAACGGGAGTGCCGGTTCATCAGGGAAAGGCCCTGGTCACGGCATCAGTCGGCGGGCGCTGCTGATCGGCGGCGGGGTCGCGGCCGCGGGCACGGCCGCGCTGGCCGTGGACGAGATCAGGCACGTCTGGTGGCGGATGCCCGGCGTGGAGAAGCCGCGCGATCCCGGCGAGCTGGACTACACCCCGGCGCGGTGGATCGCCGCGTCCGAGGCGAACTGGCGGCGCGCCGACCGGCCGGACGACTACAGCGTGGACCGGGTGATCATCCATGTCACCCAGGGCAGTCTCGCCGGCGCGGTGAAGGTCTTCCAGGATCCGGCGCACCGGGCCGCGACGCATTACATCGTCGGGCAGGACGGCCGGGTCACGCAGATGATCCGCGAGCTCGACGTGGCGTTCCACGCGGGCAACCGCTCGTTCAACGAGCGCAGCGTCGGCATCGAGCACGAGGGGTTCGTGGACCGGCCGCAGGACTTCACGAAGGCGATGTACGAGTCGTCGGCGCGCCTGACCGCCTCGATATGCAGGCGCTACGACATCCCGGTCGACCGCGAGCACATCATCGGGCACGTGGAGGTGCCGGGCACGGACCACACCGACCCCGGCCCCCACTGGGACTGGAACCGCTACATGAAGCTGGTGCGCGCCGCGTCGACGGCGGTTCGGTCCACGGCGCGTCCGTCCACGGCGTCCGGCTGA
- the mnmA gene encoding tRNA 2-thiouridine(34) synthase MnmA, producing MTQISQRPLRVLAAMSGGVDSAVAAARAAEAGHDVTGVHLALSANPQSFRTGARGCCTIEDSRDARRAADVIGIPFYVWDLAERFREDVVDDFVAEYEAGRTPNPCLRCNEKIKFAALLDKALALGFDAVCTGHYATVVLKDDGTREMHRASDMAKDQSYVLGVLDEKQLAHAMFPLGDTLTTKDEIRAEAERRGLAVAKKPDSHDICFIADGDTQGFLAGRLGGPAEGDILDESGAKVGTHEGAFGFTIGQRKGLRIGHPAPDGKPRYVLDISPVNNTVTVGPAEALDVTALTAIKPRWCGTAPTGPGTYTAQLRAHGGETEVTAELVDGILSVTFTEPVRGVAPGQAVVLYDGTRVVGSATIATTVRRETAAAAG from the coding sequence ATGACTCAGATCTCCCAGCGCCCTCTCCGCGTGCTCGCCGCCATGTCCGGCGGAGTCGACTCCGCCGTCGCCGCGGCGCGTGCCGCCGAGGCGGGCCACGACGTGACCGGCGTGCACCTCGCCCTCTCCGCGAACCCGCAGTCCTTCCGCACGGGCGCGCGGGGCTGCTGCACCATCGAGGACTCCCGTGACGCGCGCCGCGCCGCGGACGTCATCGGGATCCCCTTCTACGTCTGGGACCTGGCGGAACGCTTCCGCGAGGACGTCGTGGACGACTTCGTCGCGGAGTACGAGGCGGGGCGCACCCCCAACCCGTGCCTGCGCTGCAACGAGAAGATCAAGTTCGCCGCGCTGCTCGACAAGGCGCTCGCGCTCGGCTTCGACGCCGTGTGCACGGGCCACTACGCCACGGTCGTCCTGAAGGACGACGGCACCCGTGAGATGCACCGCGCCTCCGACATGGCCAAGGACCAGAGCTACGTCCTCGGTGTCCTGGACGAGAAGCAGCTCGCCCACGCGATGTTCCCGCTGGGTGACACCCTCACCACCAAGGACGAGATCCGGGCCGAGGCCGAGCGCCGGGGCCTGGCGGTCGCCAAGAAGCCGGACAGCCACGACATCTGCTTCATCGCCGACGGCGACACCCAGGGCTTCCTGGCAGGCCGCCTCGGCGGGCCCGCCGAGGGCGACATCCTCGACGAGTCGGGCGCGAAGGTCGGCACCCACGAGGGCGCGTTCGGATTCACCATCGGCCAGCGCAAGGGCCTGCGCATCGGCCACCCGGCCCCGGACGGCAAGCCCCGCTACGTCCTCGACATCTCCCCGGTGAACAACACCGTGACGGTCGGCCCCGCCGAGGCCCTGGACGTCACGGCCCTCACCGCCATCAAGCCCCGCTGGTGCGGCACGGCCCCCACGGGTCCCGGCACCTACACCGCCCAGCTCCGCGCCCACGGCGGTGAGACCGAGGTGACGGCGGAACTGGTGGACGGCATCCTGTCCGTCACCTTCACCGAGCCGGTGCGCGGAGTCGCCCCCGGCCAGGCGGTCGTGCTGTACGACGGGACGCGGGTCGTCGGCTCGGCCACGATCGCGACGACCGTCAGGCGCGAGACGGCGGCCGCGGCCGGCTGA
- a CDS encoding alpha/beta fold hydrolase, with translation MDTTLSRDGTSIAYRRRGDGPPVVLVGGALGTAADEAPLAALLAPRFTVVTYDRRGRGSSGDSGPYAVRREIEDLAAVAARVGGRVSLFGMLSGGALALEAHAAGLPVDLLAVYEPPYTSGPAGRPDASRHTALLHRLLAAGDRAGAVALHLARAGVPEATVARMRRAPLWRGLEAVAHTLAYDEALLGDGAVPVGRFASLTARTLVVTGGFSTPQAHETTLALAAAVPRARHRTLTGQTSELAPHVIAPVLEDFFARDSSLRTAS, from the coding sequence ATGGACACGACTCTCTCCCGCGACGGCACGTCGATCGCCTATCGCCGCCGCGGCGACGGGCCGCCGGTGGTCCTCGTCGGCGGGGCCCTGGGCACGGCGGCCGACGAGGCGCCGCTGGCCGCGCTCCTGGCCCCGCGCTTCACGGTCGTCACGTACGACCGCCGGGGCCGCGGGAGCAGTGGCGACAGCGGGCCGTACGCGGTGCGCCGCGAGATCGAGGACCTGGCGGCGGTGGCGGCCCGGGTGGGCGGGCGCGTCTCGCTGTTCGGCATGCTGTCCGGCGGAGCGCTCGCCCTGGAGGCGCACGCCGCCGGACTGCCCGTGGACCTGCTGGCGGTCTACGAGCCGCCGTACACATCCGGCCCCGCCGGACGCCCGGACGCGTCCCGGCATACGGCGCTGCTGCACCGCCTGCTCGCGGCGGGCGACCGGGCGGGGGCCGTGGCACTCCACCTCGCGCGTGCGGGGGTCCCGGAGGCGACGGTCGCCCGGATGCGCCGGGCGCCACTGTGGCGGGGGCTCGAAGCGGTGGCCCACACCCTCGCGTACGACGAGGCGCTGCTGGGCGACGGGGCGGTGCCCGTCGGGAGGTTCGCCTCCCTCACGGCACGCACTCTCGTCGTGACGGGCGGTTTCAGCACCCCGCAGGCGCACGAGACGACGCTCGCCCTGGCGGCGGCCGTCCCCCGTGCCAGGCACCGCACCCTGACGGGTCAGACCAGCGAACTGGCACCGCATGTGATCGCACCGGTCCTGGAGGACTTCTTCGCCCGGGACTCGTCCCTGCGCACGGCGTCCTGA
- a CDS encoding DUF427 domain-containing protein produces the protein MTSTTGHTITVEPADVHVRAVHDGQVLAESRRPLVLRETGCPVRYYLPPEDVRTDLLTPSATRTHCPFKGDASYWSLPGAADLVWAYPEPRDQVGPIKDHFCFYATEVVTG, from the coding sequence ATGACCTCCACCACAGGACACACCATCACCGTGGAACCCGCCGACGTGCACGTGCGGGCGGTGCACGACGGACAGGTGCTCGCCGAGAGCCGCAGGCCGCTGGTGCTGCGCGAGACGGGCTGTCCGGTCCGCTACTACCTGCCGCCCGAGGACGTCCGCACGGACCTGCTGACGCCGTCCGCCACCCGTACCCACTGCCCGTTCAAGGGCGACGCGTCCTACTGGTCGCTGCCCGGTGCGGCGGACCTCGTGTGGGCCTATCCGGAGCCCAGGGACCAAGTCGGTCCGATCAAGGACCACTTCTGCTTCTACGCCACCGAGGTGGTCACCGGCTGA